The genomic DNA TCTTTGGCGCACGAGGTTTGAAGAGGCCTACCAAGACAAGCGACCCCGGGAGTTGGTTTGCTCCCGCGGCCGTGCTGGTTCCGCCAAGCCGCAAGTGGGTGCTCGCGGTGCTTGTAATGATGAAGTGATCCGTCGCGTCTAGGGCAGCGTGATCGTCTGGCCGGCCTTCAGCGAAGTGGGAGATAGTCCCGGATTGGCGCTGGCGATGCGGGTCCAGTGCTTGCCGTCGCCGTAGGTGTTGCGGGCGATGGCGTAGAGGGTGTCGCCGCTCTTCACCTGGTACTGGTTGCCGGCGGCCGGCTTGGCGGCGGGCGTTGCGGGGGTAAGGGTCGTCGGCGTGATGGAAGCGGCGGTGGCGTAGGTCGGGGTGGCGCTAACGGGCTTGGCGTAGACGATCGCGTCGCTCGGCGCCGGGTCGGCGGCAACGCCGCTGGCGACCGCGGGCTTGGCGGCGTGGCGGACGGGCTTCACGTCCAGCACACTCGGGTTCACCTCGGCGGTCTTCGCCTTGCCGTTTTCGCAGCCGATTAAACTCCCGATCATCACGGCCGCGAGCAAGGCGAACATCGACTTCAACATGGCGTCTCCGATTCCTGCAGTTGTGAATGCCGCCCGTTCGTCATCTTGACGGTGGCGGTGATGCAGGACTTATCGGAGCAGATTCAACATGAACGTGAGAAATGGCGGCGGCATGGCCGTGGCATGGGCGTCTCGCCCGTGCCTGTGGACTCATCAATTGTTTTTATTTGTGGCAGCCGGCTTCGATCGAACGGGCTGCCGCAAATGGGATCTTCACGCCCATTGCACGCATGGGCGGGACGCCCCTGCCACGGTATGGGGAAAGCCCCTCCCCCGCTGTTGCGCGTGGGAGGGGCTCAAGCGTGACTTGATCGTTACTTCACTTCACGCCATCGCGCCGGGCCAACCGTTTGGCGACGCGGACGCCGCTCTCCAGGGCGCCTTCCATGAAGCCGACGAACTTGTAGCACGTGTGTTCGCCAGCGAAGTGCAGGCGTCCCAGGCCGTTGTAGAGGGTCGGACCGATCCGGCAGATCTGGCCGGGCGCGGGGAACGTGTAGCCGCCCTTCGTCCAAGTGTCGCCAAGCCAGTCGACGAAGGTCGAGCGGACCAGGCTCTTGGAGAAGCCGGGATACATCGCGTCCAACGCCGGGCCATAGGCGGCATCTTTCTCGGTCGCGTAGGCGGCGCGGGCGCTCTCGGCGGCGGGACCACCGCTGTAGGCGGTCAAAGAGATGCCTTCATCGCCCGGCGAGCCGTCGGTCGATTCCCACGTGCTGCTGACGTCGCCGTCGGTCATGCCTTCGGGCGACAGGTTCACCTGTTCCCAGAACCGGTTCTTCACCGCTGCCAGGTACTTCACGTTGTTGCCCATTTGCGGGGCCAGCGCCCGCGGTAGGGAAGGTGTGAAGCGGATCTTCCGCCAAATGCTCGGCGGCACGGTAAGCACCACGTCGTCGCCGATCAGCGTCTTGCCGTTGCTCAGCACCACGCTAACGCCCAGTTCCGTCTGCGTGATGCTCTTGGCGGCCAGGCCCAGCAGGACGTTCTCGCGACCGATGGCGTCGGCAAGGCACTCAGCCAACTGCTGGTTGCCACCGCGCAGGCGGAAGACTTCGGTATCGGTGAAGTAGCGCACTCCCCCACCGGCCGCGATTTGCGTGAGGTTGCCCAGGTAGCTCTGCCGGTCCATCGGCACCGCGTTGTTCCCCTCAAACTCGGCGGCGATCGCCTGCTTTGTCGTGGGGCTCACCGGCAGGTTGTCCAGCCAGTCGGCGGTCGATCGCAGATCCAGCTCGCGCGCGTTCGCCGACAGCCAAGGCTCTTCGATGTTCACGCCTTTGGCGTCATCGATCAGCGGTTGGAACGCCGTGTCCATCTCGGCCCAGATCGCGTCGGCCTCGGGCTTCGTCAGGCGCTGGCCGTTCAGCACGATGGGCGTATCGGCATCGTCGGTGACCACTTCAACGTAGTCCAGCCCAAAGTGCGTCTTGTACGCCCACCAGTGCGGTTGATTCAGCCCGATGTACTCGCCGCCCCCCTCGGCGGTCTTGCCGGGCAGCAGCTCGCGATAGGAGACGACCCGCCCGCCAAGGCGATCGCGCGCCTCGACCACGACTACGTCGTAGCCCATCGACTTCAGCTCATGCGCGCTGGATAGACCGGCGAAGCCGGCGCCAATCACAATGATGCGCTTCTGAACCGGTTTCGACGACGATGCAGACGAAGCAGACGACGGCGCCTCGAGCGGCACGTCGATCGAAAGGGGCAGGTTGTCGATTCGGGGCAAGTCCGGACGGAGGGGAGACCCTCGCGGCGTCGGCCGATCGCTGCTAGGCAGCAACCCGGCCGAGGCCGCGACGGTCGCCTTCAGCGCGGCTTCGCGTCCCGGCCCACTGCATAGCTCGGGCCTGTATCGACGTAGAAATTGTCCGTACAACGAGAACGGCATAAAGCACCTTCCATTGGTTTGCGGGCCGCAGCCCGTGTGTCTGTTGGAGCCATGTCTAATTCAACCCTACACCACGCCCCCTGAACCGGTCAACATCGTAACTGGAGGCACAAAGTATTCGTAAACCGAATACCTACAGTATATTACGTTCTCGACACCACCTAGGTTCGCATGCCGCGGTGGCGGCTATTTCCCAGCCCAACTTGCCCAGTCAGCAGACTGAACAATGTTTAGCGCCTGAGGGCCTTCCCGCGGTCGCTTGCCGGGTGATCGGTGGTTTGAGATAGTCTCCGCGCATCAACTGGAGCAACCCGCATGGCCATCCGCGTCACCGTCTGGCACGAACACCGTCACGAAAAAATTAACACCGCCGTCGCCGCCGTCTACCCGCAGGGCATGCACGAGGCGATCGCCAACTACCTGCGTCGATCAGGCGACCTGGAGGTGCGAACCGCCCTGCTGGATGCAGCCGACAACGGGTTGCCCGAGGACGTGTTGAACAACACCGACGTGCTGACCTGGTGGGGCCACGGCGCCCACCACGAGGTGTCGGACCTGACCGTCGAGCGCGTCTACCGGCGCGTGCATGACGGCATGGGCCTGATCGTGCTGCACTCGGGACACCACTCGAAGATCTTCCGCAAACTGATGGGCACCGGCTGCGACCTGAAGTGGCGCGTCGGCAACGACCGTGAGGTGCTGTGGGTGACGCGCCCGGGCCACCCGATCACCGAGGGGATCGAGGAGTGCATCATCCTGGAACAGGAAGAGATGTACGGCGAGTTCTTCGACGTGCCCGAGCCGCTGGAGACCGTCTTCATCAGCAATTTCTCCGGCGGCGAGGTCTTCCGCAGTGGCCTGACCTACCAGCGCGGCCAGGGCAGCATCTTCTACTTCCGCCCGGGTCACGAGACCTACCCCACGTACCACAACCCGCAGGTGATGCGCGTGATCGAGAACGCGATCCGCTGGGCCGTCCCGCGCGACCCCGCCCGACCGGTAAAGTTCGGCCATCACCCGCAGGACTGGATGGAAAAGAAGAAGAGCGAAGGCCGCGTTTAGAAGAACGGCTGACGCGAACGACCGCCGCACGCGAGCAGCGGTCGGTTCACTTATTCATCTCAAGCGCCACGCCGCGGCTTTACCGTGGCATGGGCGTCTCGCCCATGCCTGTGGATTGGAACTAGAAATCGCATTTGTTCCAGATTGCGCTGATCAAGCCGCAGCAACAAATCTGACCTCACGGCCCTACCCAATGCATGGGCGAGACGCCCATGCCACGGCCAGAGCGGACGACACCGAGTTCGGTAACACATGCTTCGCTTACGTGGCCCGCTCGTCTTCTCCGCGTGCCTCCGCGCCATCCTCTGCGCCTCTGCGGTGAAAAGCGTTACTCCCAGTCGCGCACGGTCATCGCGCCCCGGCAGTTGCCGACCGGCGCGCCGGCGCCCTGGCCCACGGCGTCGCCGAAGTAGCCGGGGATCTCGGTGCCGTTGGGGAGCTTGCGCGGCAGGTTCATGCCGGTGGCGGTGGGACTGGTGCAGAATAGATGGCCGAGCGGTTGCGGTGGCACGGCGTAGTAGCTCAGCGGCATGCCGAGCCGGCCGATGGCGGCCCAGGCGTAGTAGTTCGTGTAGGCCATGATGCACGTGGCGTCGCCACTGGCGTCGTTGCCCGGGCGGCCGACCTCACCGTCGAGCTTCAGGTCGCTCGTCGCGTGCAGCAGCTCGACGCCGTCCTGACCGTAGGCGTGCCAGTCGACCATCCTCGGCGTCAGCACGCGTTTGTCGTCGAACTCGGTCTGCTTGCCGTGATGCGGGGCACCCACGCCGTGCGCGATCTCATGGGCGATCGTGTTGGCGATGTCCTGCTCGGCGGTGTAGGGCAGCTTCACCCCACCGGCCTTGGCGACGGCGGCCTGGCGGGCGTAGAAGCTGCGCGCGCCGGCGACGTCGACCACCGCCATCTCCGATTTCCTCGGCGTCTTCCGCAGTTCCGCAACGGGACGGTTTTCACCAGCGCTCTTCGGCAGCGCTTCCTCCTTCAGCAGGATCGCGTACTGCTCGCCACCACTGGCGACGCCGCGGTTCAGGTTCAGGTGGCGCGATTCGGGCAGCTCGCCCTCCTTCAGCTCCACCACCTCGATCCCGCTGGCCGACCTGAAGAGGTCGAATCCCTGCTTGGCCGGGGCGCCGATCTTGTTCAGCACGGCCAGCTCTTTGCGCATCGGATCGAGCTTGCCGGTGGTGCGCGTCGGCTTGCCGAGCACGATCAATCCGCGATATTCCTCGTACGCGGTCAGGCCGTCGCCCTTCTTGTCATTGCCGGTTTGCTCGTCCTGATCATCGGTATCTTTGCCGGTAAATTTGGCTAATTTCTTCCATTTGTCGCCAATTTTTGAGTCCACGGCCCGCTTGGGCAGCAGGATGTCGCCGCGGGCGGTGTCGTCCTTCAAGTGGCCGACGATCACCCGGCCATCCATCAGTTCGGCCGTCACCAGGATCGTGCCGTAGGCGCCGAAGTCGAAGCACGACAGCGTCGCGTTCGTCTCCTCGTACTCGCCGTCGGGCGACGCCAGCGTTGCGCCTTCGTCGCTCACCTTCCAGTCGCCAGCGTTCTTCTCGGGCTCGAAGCGCAGGTCGGGCGCTGTGCCGGCGTTCTTCTGCGGCCAGTTGAGGCAGACGCCCTTCTCGCGCGACACCTCACTCAGGCGATAGGTCATGCGGACGGCCTTCTGCGCCGGCTTGCCACCGTCCTTGCCGACGACTTTGGCCGTGATGGTCGCGGTGGTGCCGGGCTTGTCCTCGCTCAAGCTGGCGACCGGCAGCCAGTCGGCGTAGTTGGCGATCTCGACCTGCAGTTCGACGTCGACCGCATCGGCCGGCACGAGCGTCCAGCGCACGCCGCCGGCGGAGGGGTGCTGCTTCAACCACGCCTCTTCGTCGAAGTTCTGCTGCGACTTCGCGTGGTTCATCGCCTGCGCGTGCGACCAGTTGCCACTGATCACCCGGCCACCCTCGGGCAGGGTCAGCACGAGTTCCGCCGGCGCGGGCGTGGGAACGCTCACGCCGTAGTCGTAGGATGCCGGGCCCCACTTGCGGTCGGTCGTGCTCCACTTTTCGGTGCCGCCGTACTGAGTGGGAACGCCTTTGGTGTCGATGATGCTGATGTCGTAGGTGCCGTCCTCGAGGTTCATCGAGACGTGTACGCCGACCGCGCTGGTGCCCGAACCTTCGTCGTATCGCGTCGCGATGGAATTTCCGGGCGCGGTCTCGCGGGTGCGCTTCGAGATGCTCGAGTTTACCGGCCCCTTGCCGTGCAGGTTGAAGACCATCGCCGGCTCGCCGTCCTCGCGTTCCAGCAGGATCTTCCCGCTGCTTTCGAGGTTGTAGACCGACCGGTTCGTCGTCCGCCCGCCTTCCTCCCAGGTGTAGGGCCCACTGGCGGTGTAGGTGTAGCGCAGTTCCCACTGCTTCACGCCACCAAAACGCTGGAACAGCGTTTGGGCGTGGGACGGGGTGGTACAGATAAGGACAATCAGCGTGATGAGTAAAATCGCATTGCGCATAAGTTTGAACCGTACAGAAGCGACGGCACAGCGAGCCAATTCATTACGTGAAATTGAAGTCGGATTTAATCGACAGCGCGCGTGACCGCCTTCACCGTGGCTTGGGCGTCTGCCCCACGCGTCAAGTTAGGCAGTGCCTGACAGATCGAACTTCTAAAGAGAAGATTGTCATCCCGAAGGGAGCGGTAGCGACCTGAGGGATCTCAAATGGCTGACGACGCCCGGCTTGGGAAATCCCGAGAGTCGCCATCGCTCCTCTCGGGATGACACCTGCGCCAGGGTCACCAAATCTGATCTGGTCCGTCAGACAGTGCCCAGCGCCACCCGCTGTCATCAGCCCCGCGGTGGCAGTGAGAGCGTCTTCACCTTCACAATGTTCGGCCGGGCGCGCAGGCGGTTGACCAACGACGCGGGGGCCTCGCTGTCGGTCTTCAGGACCATTAGGGCGGTCGCGGTGCCGTCCTTGGCGAAGTCGCGGCTGATGACCATGTCAGCGATGTTCACGCCGGCCTCGCCAAAGCTGGTCCCGACGACGCCGATCACGCCCGGCTCGTCCTTGTTGATGATCAGCACCATCTGGCCCTCGGGGATCATGTCCATTGAATAGCCGTCGATGCGTAAGACACGCGGCAGGCCATCTTGATATACGGTTCCCAATATTCGATGGCTGTCGCCACCCGGGCATTCCGCCCGCACGCCGACGATGTCACCGACCAGTCCGCTCGGGGGCGCCGCCTCGGCGATCGTCACCAGCTCGATGCCGCGGCTCTTGGCGAGATGTTCGACGTTGATAATGTTCACACCGCCGTTGGTGAGGTGCGGCTTGAGCAGCTCCACCGTCGCCAGGCGCAGCAGCGTCGTCATCAGCTTCTGCGCCCGCGGCCCGCTGGCGCGCAGCGTGATCGTCTTGTAGCCACTGTCGCACAACCCGGCCAGCAACGTTCCGATCCGGCTGGCCAGCTTGGCAAAGCCCGCCTCGTCCGGTGGCAAATCAAGCTTGATGCCACCCGCGTTCACGGCCCCGCGGATCTCACCACTGTTCAGGTAAGCGACGATCGCCTTGCACGCTTCCACCGACACCGCCGTCTGCGCCTCGTCGGTGCTGGCGCCCAGGTGCGGCGTGAGCACGGCATTCTCCAGCGCGAACAGCGGGTGCTCCTTCATCGGTGGCTCGGTCTGGAAGACGTCGATCGCGGCACCGGCGATCCGCTTTTCCTTCAAGGCCTCGGCCAGCGCGATCTCGTCGACCACTTCACCGCGCGCGTCGTTCACCACCAGCAGGTTCTTGCGGGCCACGTTGAACAGGCGTTCGCGGTTGAGCAGGTGGCGCGTCGCGTCGCCGCCGGGCACGTGGAAGGTGATGATGTCGATCTGGCGAAGGAACTCGTCGAAGTCGCGGACGATCTGCACCTTACCGTCGAGCGCGGTCGGGGCGCTGAAGAACGGGTCGAACCCGATCACGTTCATCTCAAACGCCAGCGCTCGCGTGGCGACCGTCTGCCCGATACGGCCCAAGCCGACGATGCCGAGCGTCTTGCCGGCCAATTGTGTGCCCTGGTAATCGTTGCGCTTCCACCCGCCACCCCGCACGTGGGCATGGGCCTGCGGGATCTTGCGGGCCAGGGACATCATCAGCGCCAGCGCATGTTCCGCGGTAGACAGGGTAGAAGCGGCCGCCGTGTTCAGCACGAGCACACCCTTGGCGGTGGCGGCGTCCAAATCGATGTTGTCGACGCCCACGCCCGCCCGCGCGATGGCCTTCAGGTTGCCGGGGTTCTCCAGCACCTTGGCGGTCACCTTAGCGCCGCTGCGGACGATCAGCGCGTCGTACTCGCCGACGGCCGCGGCCAGTTCCGGCTCCTTCAGGCCCACCTTCACGTCGTAGGCGATGCCGCAGGTCTTCAGGTAGTCCAATCCCTCTTCAGCCAGCTTGTCAGCAACGAGAATCTTCATGGGGCGCGGGTCCTTCGGTTATGGGAGACCGATCGTAAGGGAAGCGCTTGGCTGCCAGCAAGGGCAAGGCCCCTATAGGGGATGATGGGGTGCTTTGAAAATAGCGCTGAGAGGAGCATCTCAAAGGGTAACAAAGAACGCGGCCGCTCTGACCGTGGCATGGGCGTCTCGCCCATGCATGTGGACTGGAAGGTGACATAGCGTTGTTTGGCTATCGCGCCGACTGAGCCGTTGAAACCAATCTGGTCTTCCGGCCTCACGACACGCATGGGCGAGACGCCCATGCCACGGAAAGGCACCCCCTCCTCCCTATCCCTTCCGCACCGCCGTCACCGCGCGGTCTTTGCCGCCATAGTCTTTGAGCAGTCGGACACCCTCAAACTCGTCATGCGCCGCCACCAGTTCCTTGGCCGCCTCGCCCTGGTCGAAGGCAATCTCAAGGTAAATCTGCCCGCCGGGTGCCAGCCGATAGCCGGCGTGTTCCATAATG from Tepidisphaeraceae bacterium includes the following:
- the serA gene encoding phosphoglycerate dehydrogenase — its product is MKILVADKLAEEGLDYLKTCGIAYDVKVGLKEPELAAAVGEYDALIVRSGAKVTAKVLENPGNLKAIARAGVGVDNIDLDAATAKGVLVLNTAAASTLSTAEHALALMMSLARKIPQAHAHVRGGGWKRNDYQGTQLAGKTLGIVGLGRIGQTVATRALAFEMNVIGFDPFFSAPTALDGKVQIVRDFDEFLRQIDIITFHVPGGDATRHLLNRERLFNVARKNLLVVNDARGEVVDEIALAEALKEKRIAGAAIDVFQTEPPMKEHPLFALENAVLTPHLGASTDEAQTAVSVEACKAIVAYLNSGEIRGAVNAGGIKLDLPPDEAGFAKLASRIGTLLAGLCDSGYKTITLRASGPRAQKLMTTLLRLATVELLKPHLTNGGVNIINVEHLAKSRGIELVTIAEAAPPSGLVGDIVGVRAECPGGDSHRILGTVYQDGLPRVLRIDGYSMDMIPEGQMVLIINKDEPGVIGVVGTSFGEAGVNIADMVISRDFAKDGTATALMVLKTDSEAPASLVNRLRARPNIVKVKTLSLPPRG
- a CDS encoding LysM peptidoglycan-binding domain-containing protein, translated to MLKSMFALLAAVMIGSLIGCENGKAKTAEVNPSVLDVKPVRHAAKPAVASGVAADPAPSDAIVYAKPVSATPTYATAASITPTTLTPATPAAKPAAGNQYQVKSGDTLYAIARNTYGDGKHWTRIASANPGLSPTSLKAGQTITLP
- a CDS encoding FAD-dependent oxidoreductase, producing MPRIDNLPLSIDVPLEAPSSASSASSSKPVQKRIIVIGAGFAGLSSAHELKSMGYDVVVVEARDRLGGRVVSYRELLPGKTAEGGGEYIGLNQPHWWAYKTHFGLDYVEVVTDDADTPIVLNGQRLTKPEADAIWAEMDTAFQPLIDDAKGVNIEEPWLSANARELDLRSTADWLDNLPVSPTTKQAIAAEFEGNNAVPMDRQSYLGNLTQIAAGGGVRYFTDTEVFRLRGGNQQLAECLADAIGRENVLLGLAAKSITQTELGVSVVLSNGKTLIGDDVVLTVPPSIWRKIRFTPSLPRALAPQMGNNVKYLAAVKNRFWEQVNLSPEGMTDGDVSSTWESTDGSPGDEGISLTAYSGGPAAESARAAYATEKDAAYGPALDAMYPGFSKSLVRSTFVDWLGDTWTKGGYTFPAPGQICRIGPTLYNGLGRLHFAGEHTCYKFVGFMEGALESGVRVAKRLARRDGVK
- a CDS encoding ThuA domain-containing protein, which translates into the protein MAIRVTVWHEHRHEKINTAVAAVYPQGMHEAIANYLRRSGDLEVRTALLDAADNGLPEDVLNNTDVLTWWGHGAHHEVSDLTVERVYRRVHDGMGLIVLHSGHHSKIFRKLMGTGCDLKWRVGNDREVLWVTRPGHPITEGIEECIILEQEEMYGEFFDVPEPLETVFISNFSGGEVFRSGLTYQRGQGSIFYFRPGHETYPTYHNPQVMRVIENAIRWAVPRDPARPVKFGHHPQDWMEKKKSEGRV